In Aythya fuligula isolate bAytFul2 chromosome 14, bAytFul2.pri, whole genome shotgun sequence, the following proteins share a genomic window:
- the PRR7 gene encoding proline-rich protein 7 — translation MVMSQGTYTFLTCFAGFWLIWGLIVLLCCFCSYLRRRVKRQQEERLREQSLRALELEPLHYEGYGGSPPGIAVPHRLRMEPHHHHHHHPHIPPPRPWSCRHESDLSKPPCYEEALLMAEPPPPYSEVLMDTRGLYRKINAPFLSHERLEKQEQPPSYKPLFLDAGYGSALHLPRSASPGPACPDLYLQAECSPRMFPSWTDSELSSRDTYEPGPWHLPVSMPLFGRTTAV, via the exons ATGGTGATGTCCCAGGGCACCTACACCTTCCTCACCTGCTTCGCGGGCTTCTGGCTCATCTGGGGGCTCAtcgtgctgctgtgctgcttctgcagctacCTGCGGCGCCGGGTGAagcggcagcaggaggagcgGCTGCGGGAGCAGAGCCTGCGCGCGCTGGAGCTGGAGCCGCTGCACTACGAGGGCTacgggggcagcccccccggcaTCGCCGTCCCCCACCGGCTCCGCATGGagccccaccaccaccaccaccaccacccccacaTCCCACCCCCGCGGCCCTGGAGCTGCCGGCACG AGTCGGACCTGTCGAAGCCGCCGTGCTACGAAGAGGCGCTGCTGATGGCGGAGCCCCCCCCGCCGTACAGCGAGGTGCTGATGGACACGCGCGGGCTCTACCGCAAGATCAACGCGCCCTTCCTGAGCCACGAGCGGCTGgagaagcaggagcagccccccagctACAAACCCCTTTTCCTCGACGCCGGCTACGGCTCGGCGCTGCACCTGCCCCGCTCGGCCAGCCCCGGGCCGGCCTGCCCGGACCTTTACCTGCAGGCAGAGTGCTCCCCGCGCATGTTCCCCAGCTGGACGGACTcggagctcagcagcagggacacctacGAGCCGGGGCCGTGGCACCTCCCGGTCTCCATGCCCCTCTTCGGCAGGACTACGGCCGTCTAG
- the DBN1 gene encoding drebrin isoform X2 yields MAGVGFAAHRLELLASYQDVIGEDSPTDWALYTYEDGSDDLKLAASGGGGLLELSGHFEIQKVMYGFCSVKDPQAVLPKYVLVNWVGEDVPDARKCACASHVAKIAEFFQGVDVIVNASSVEDIDPGAIGQRLSNGLARVSSPVLHRLRLREDENAEPVGTSYQKTDATVEMKRLNREQFWEQAKKEEELRKEEERKKALDARLRFEQERMEQERLEQEERERRYREREEQIEEHRRKQQSMEAEEARQRLKEQSIFGEQQEEDDRQQLRKSESEVEEAAAIIAQRPDNPRDFFKQQERVASGSSDAISPGSHRTGSQSDAYRKASAAGCSPCESSPASTPLGQQGARGSAEETPATPKDSPSPSSAQVAEPAVAEQHWPFPGPEDKTAEPPGDQPDPRPAWATPDALGDLVTLEPTDPSPLPAAAEPQPAVAPGSTEPLIELWQSDGPATAWPLPVAPTPAPEGPPPAAPDEGPLLSLDELPEPPATFCDAEREEVVEGEEEEEEEEEEEEEEEAIAGGPHPAGLGYQDAGPGHEPPLITNGEMAPKDGTPGRGEQASEGYFSQSQEEEAPQPEEPSAKAPQPVFYNKPPEIDITCWDTDPLPEEEESFGGGV; encoded by the exons ggCCCTCTACACGTACGAGGATGGCTCCGATGACCTGAAGCTGGCAGCGTCGGGAG GAGGGGGTCTGCTGGAGCTCTCCGGCCACTTTGAGATCCAGAAGGTGATGTACGGCTTCTGCAGCGTCAAGGACCCCCAGGCCGTGCTCCCCAAATATGTCCTTGTCAACTGG GTGGGCGAGGATGTGCCCGACGCCCGCAAGTGCGCCTGTGCCAGCCACGTGGCCAAGATCGCCGAGTTCTTCCAG GGCGTGGACGTGATCGTCAACGCCAGCAGCGTGGAGGACATCGACCCGGGGGCCATCGGGCAGCGGCTCTCCAACGGGCTGGCCCGCGtctccagccccgtgctgcacCGCCTGCGGCTGCGGGAGGACGAGAACGCCGAGCCCGTG GGCACGAGCTACCAGAAAACCGACGCCACCGTGGAGATGAAGCGGCTCAACCGGGAGCAGTTCTGGGAACAGGCCAAG AAAGAGGAGGAATTGCGCAAGGAAGAGGAGCGGAAAAAGGCGCTGGACGCGCGGCTGCGGTTCGAGCAGGAGCGCATGGAGCAGgagaggctggagcaggaggagcggGAGCGGCGCTACCGGGAGCGCGAGGAGCAGATCGAGGAGCACAG gaggaagcagcagagcatgGAGGCGGAGGAGGCCCGGCAGCGCCTGAAGGAGCAGTCCATCTTC GGGGAGCAGCAAGAGGAGGACGACAGGCAGCAGCTGCGGAAATCGGAGTCGGAGGTGGAG gAGGCCGCTGCCATCATCGCCCAGCGACCCGACAACCCCCGGGACTTCTTCAAGCAGCAGGAGCGGGTGGCATCGGGCAGCAGCGACGCCATCTCACCGGGCAGCCACAGGAcag GCAGCCAGTCGGACGCCTACCGAAAGGCTTCGGCAgcgggctgcagcccctgcgAGTCCAGCCCGGCCTCCACGCCGCTGGGCCAGCAGGGCGCCCGCGGCTCGGCCGAAGAGACGCCAGCAACGCCCAAAG ACTCCCCAAGCCCCAGCAGCGCCCAGGTGGCCGAGCCAGCGGTGGCCGAGCAGCACTGGCCCTTCCCGGGCCCCGAGGACAAAACCGCGGAGCCCCCGGGGGACCAACCCGACCCCCGGCCGGCGTGGGCAACCCCTGACGCCCTGGGGGACCTGGTGACCCTGGAGCCCACCGACCCGTCCCCGCTGCCCGCGGCGGCCGAGCCCCAGCCCGCGGTGGCGCCGGGCAGCACCGAGCCCCTCATCGAGCTGTGGCAGAGCGACGGCCCCGCCACCGCCTGGCCCTTGCCCGTCGCCCCCACGCCCGCCCCCGAGGgtccccccccggccgcccccgaCGAGGGGCCGCTGCTGAGCCTGGACGAGctgcccgagccccccgccACCTTCTGCGACGcggagagggaggaggtggtggaaggagaagaggaggaggaggaggaggaggaggaggaggaagaagaggaggccaTTGCGGGGGGTCCCCACCCGGCGGGGCTCGGCTACCAGGACGCCGGGCCGGGCCACGAGCCCCCCCTCATCACCAACGGGGAGATGGCCCCCAAGGACGGCACGCCGGGCCGCGGCGAGCAG GCCAGCGAGGGCTACTTCAGCCAGtcccaggaggaggaggcgccGCAGCCCGAGGAGCCGTCGGCCAAAGCCCCCCAGCCCGTCTTCTACAACAAGCCCCCAG AGATCGACATCACGTGCTGGGACACTGACCCGCTgcccgaggaggaggagagcttcGGGGGCGGCGTGTAA
- the DBN1 gene encoding drebrin isoform X1, whose product MAGVGFAAHRLELLASYQDVIGEDSPTDWALYTYEDGSDDLKLAASGGGGLLELSGHFEIQKVMYGFCSVKDPQAVLPKYVLVNWVGEDVPDARKCACASHVAKIAEFFQGVDVIVNASSVEDIDPGAIGQRLSNGLARVSSPVLHRLRLREDENAEPVGTSYQKTDATVEMKRLNREQFWEQAKKEEELRKEEERKKALDARLRFEQERMEQERLEQEERERRYREREEQIEEHRRKQQSMEAEEARQRLKEQSIFGEQQEEDDRQQLRKSESEVEEAAAIIAQRPDNPRDFFKQQERVASGSSDAISPGSHRTGRLHCPFIKTADSGPPSSSSSSSSPPRTPFPYISCHRTPNLSSFFPCSQSDAYRKASAAGCSPCESSPASTPLGQQGARGSAEETPATPKDSPSPSSAQVAEPAVAEQHWPFPGPEDKTAEPPGDQPDPRPAWATPDALGDLVTLEPTDPSPLPAAAEPQPAVAPGSTEPLIELWQSDGPATAWPLPVAPTPAPEGPPPAAPDEGPLLSLDELPEPPATFCDAEREEVVEGEEEEEEEEEEEEEEEAIAGGPHPAGLGYQDAGPGHEPPLITNGEMAPKDGTPGRGEQASEGYFSQSQEEEAPQPEEPSAKAPQPVFYNKPPEIDITCWDTDPLPEEEESFGGGV is encoded by the exons ggCCCTCTACACGTACGAGGATGGCTCCGATGACCTGAAGCTGGCAGCGTCGGGAG GAGGGGGTCTGCTGGAGCTCTCCGGCCACTTTGAGATCCAGAAGGTGATGTACGGCTTCTGCAGCGTCAAGGACCCCCAGGCCGTGCTCCCCAAATATGTCCTTGTCAACTGG GTGGGCGAGGATGTGCCCGACGCCCGCAAGTGCGCCTGTGCCAGCCACGTGGCCAAGATCGCCGAGTTCTTCCAG GGCGTGGACGTGATCGTCAACGCCAGCAGCGTGGAGGACATCGACCCGGGGGCCATCGGGCAGCGGCTCTCCAACGGGCTGGCCCGCGtctccagccccgtgctgcacCGCCTGCGGCTGCGGGAGGACGAGAACGCCGAGCCCGTG GGCACGAGCTACCAGAAAACCGACGCCACCGTGGAGATGAAGCGGCTCAACCGGGAGCAGTTCTGGGAACAGGCCAAG AAAGAGGAGGAATTGCGCAAGGAAGAGGAGCGGAAAAAGGCGCTGGACGCGCGGCTGCGGTTCGAGCAGGAGCGCATGGAGCAGgagaggctggagcaggaggagcggGAGCGGCGCTACCGGGAGCGCGAGGAGCAGATCGAGGAGCACAG gaggaagcagcagagcatgGAGGCGGAGGAGGCCCGGCAGCGCCTGAAGGAGCAGTCCATCTTC GGGGAGCAGCAAGAGGAGGACGACAGGCAGCAGCTGCGGAAATCGGAGTCGGAGGTGGAG gAGGCCGCTGCCATCATCGCCCAGCGACCCGACAACCCCCGGGACTTCTTCAAGCAGCAGGAGCGGGTGGCATCGGGCAGCAGCGACGCCATCTCACCGGGCAGCCACAGGAcag GTCGTCTGCACTGTCCTTTCATAAAGACAGCTGACAGTGGgccgccttcctcctcctcctcctcctcctcccccccgcGGACCCCTTTCCCCTATATCTCCTGCCACCGCACCCcaaatctctcctctttcttcccaT GCAGCCAGTCGGACGCCTACCGAAAGGCTTCGGCAgcgggctgcagcccctgcgAGTCCAGCCCGGCCTCCACGCCGCTGGGCCAGCAGGGCGCCCGCGGCTCGGCCGAAGAGACGCCAGCAACGCCCAAAG ACTCCCCAAGCCCCAGCAGCGCCCAGGTGGCCGAGCCAGCGGTGGCCGAGCAGCACTGGCCCTTCCCGGGCCCCGAGGACAAAACCGCGGAGCCCCCGGGGGACCAACCCGACCCCCGGCCGGCGTGGGCAACCCCTGACGCCCTGGGGGACCTGGTGACCCTGGAGCCCACCGACCCGTCCCCGCTGCCCGCGGCGGCCGAGCCCCAGCCCGCGGTGGCGCCGGGCAGCACCGAGCCCCTCATCGAGCTGTGGCAGAGCGACGGCCCCGCCACCGCCTGGCCCTTGCCCGTCGCCCCCACGCCCGCCCCCGAGGgtccccccccggccgcccccgaCGAGGGGCCGCTGCTGAGCCTGGACGAGctgcccgagccccccgccACCTTCTGCGACGcggagagggaggaggtggtggaaggagaagaggaggaggaggaggaggaggaggaggaggaagaagaggaggccaTTGCGGGGGGTCCCCACCCGGCGGGGCTCGGCTACCAGGACGCCGGGCCGGGCCACGAGCCCCCCCTCATCACCAACGGGGAGATGGCCCCCAAGGACGGCACGCCGGGCCGCGGCGAGCAG GCCAGCGAGGGCTACTTCAGCCAGtcccaggaggaggaggcgccGCAGCCCGAGGAGCCGTCGGCCAAAGCCCCCCAGCCCGTCTTCTACAACAAGCCCCCAG AGATCGACATCACGTGCTGGGACACTGACCCGCTgcccgaggaggaggagagcttcGGGGGCGGCGTGTAA